In Haemophilus parainfluenzae, one genomic interval encodes:
- the accA gene encoding acetyl-CoA carboxylase carboxyl transferase subunit alpha codes for MSQEYLDFELPIAELEAKIEALRSASDDKIDLHDEIKRLQKKSDELTKKTFANLDAWQVSRMARHPNRPYTLDYIEHIFTDFQELAGDRAFADDKAIVGGLARLDGRAVMIIGHQKGRTVKDKVTRNFGMPAPEGYRKALRLMQMAERFNLPIITFIDTPGAYPGIGAEERGQSEAIARNLREMSTLKVPIICTVIGEGGSGGALAIGVGDKVNMLQYSTYSVISPEGCASILWKSAEKASTAAEVMGLTATRLKELGLIDNIVQEPLGGAHRNYHEMARNLKQCLVEELNELDTFDKDGLLERRYERLMSYGYC; via the coding sequence ATGAGCCAAGAATATTTAGATTTTGAATTACCTATTGCTGAACTTGAAGCCAAAATTGAAGCGCTACGTTCAGCATCTGATGACAAAATTGATTTACACGATGAAATTAAACGCTTACAAAAGAAAAGCGATGAATTAACCAAAAAAACCTTTGCAAATCTTGATGCATGGCAGGTTTCTCGTATGGCACGTCACCCAAATCGTCCATACACGCTTGATTATATCGAACATATTTTTACTGATTTCCAAGAACTTGCAGGCGATCGTGCCTTTGCAGATGATAAAGCAATCGTAGGTGGTCTTGCTCGTTTAGATGGTCGCGCAGTAATGATTATCGGCCACCAAAAAGGTCGTACAGTAAAAGACAAAGTGACTCGTAACTTTGGTATGCCTGCACCTGAAGGTTATCGTAAAGCGTTACGTTTAATGCAAATGGCTGAGCGTTTCAACTTACCTATTATTACCTTTATCGACACGCCAGGGGCTTACCCGGGTATCGGTGCGGAAGAACGTGGTCAATCTGAAGCGATTGCTCGTAACTTACGTGAAATGTCTACCTTAAAAGTACCTATTATCTGTACCGTAATCGGTGAAGGCGGTTCCGGTGGTGCATTAGCCATTGGTGTGGGAGATAAAGTGAATATGTTACAATATTCAACTTATTCCGTTATTTCACCAGAAGGCTGTGCTTCTATCTTATGGAAAAGCGCAGAAAAAGCGTCAACCGCAGCAGAAGTCATGGGCTTAACCGCAACTCGTTTAAAAGAGTTGGGTTTAATTGATAATATCGTTCAAGAGCCATTAGGTGGTGCACATCGTAATTATCATGAAATGGCACGTAATTTAAAACAATGCCTTGTTGAAGAACTAAACGAACTCGATACCTTCGACAAAGATGGCTTATTAGAAAGACGTTATGAACGTTTAATGTCTTACGGTTATTGTTAA
- the znuB gene encoding zinc ABC transporter permease subunit ZnuB, translated as MFEILFPALLTGLLLSLITAPLGAFVVWRKMAYFGDTLSHSALLGVALGIFLQINPYVAIVILTIILAVLMVWLESNTQFSVDTLLGIIAHSCLSLGVVTVGLLKNVRVDLMSYLFGDLLAINFNDLPYIGTGVLIVLGTLLYFWQALLSTTVSPELAQVEGINIKKMRFILMILTALTIALSMKFVGALIITSLLIIPAATARRFAKTPEQMVFIAILISMLSVVGGLFLSAFYDTAAGPSVVICSAFLFLLSLLKKEYL; from the coding sequence ATGTTTGAGATTTTATTTCCCGCCTTGCTTACAGGCTTACTGCTTTCCTTAATTACCGCACCACTGGGTGCTTTTGTGGTGTGGCGTAAAATGGCTTATTTTGGTGATACCCTTTCCCACTCAGCCTTGCTTGGTGTGGCGTTAGGGATTTTCTTACAAATTAACCCTTATGTTGCCATTGTAATTTTGACGATTATTCTCGCCGTATTAATGGTTTGGCTCGAAAGTAACACGCAATTTTCAGTGGATACCCTTTTAGGCATTATCGCACACAGTTGTCTTTCCCTTGGTGTGGTTACGGTTGGCTTACTAAAAAATGTCCGCGTAGACTTAATGAGTTATCTTTTTGGGGATTTGCTCGCCATTAATTTTAACGACTTACCTTATATTGGCACGGGTGTCCTCATTGTATTAGGCACACTGCTTTACTTCTGGCAAGCCTTACTCTCCACCACTGTCTCACCTGAACTGGCTCAAGTGGAAGGCATTAACATCAAAAAAATGCGATTTATCTTGATGATTTTGACCGCACTTACAATCGCATTAAGTATGAAGTTTGTTGGAGCCCTGATTATTACATCGCTATTAATTATTCCAGCTGCAACAGCAAGACGTTTTGCAAAGACACCTGAACAAATGGTATTTATTGCCATTTTAATCAGTATGCTTTCCGTCGTTGGCGGGTTATTCCTTTCCGCCTTTTATGATACCGCTGCGGGGCCTTCTGTCGTGATTTGTTCCGCATTTTTGTTTTTGTTATCATTACTAAAAAAGGAATATTTATAA
- the znuC gene encoding zinc ABC transporter ATP-binding protein ZnuC: MQIHAIQPAQPTPLITLKNINVVFEQKTALRDINFSIYPNSIITIVGPNGGGKSTLLKTLLKLQPPTSGEVIYSTNVRIGYVPQKIHLDHSLPMTVERFLALKKGVKTQEISTALEQLSITHLRKNNMQKLSGGEMQRVLLARAILNKPNLLVLDEPTQGVDINGQAELYQLIHRTQQALNCAVLMVSHDLHIVMADSKEVLCINQHIRCAGTPESLSNDPTFIRLWGNQISQNVGFYTHHHNHHHNMHGDVCSCSANPSECQQ, translated from the coding sequence ATGCAGATTCACGCCATTCAACCAGCCCAACCAACACCATTAATTACGCTGAAAAATATCAATGTGGTCTTTGAACAAAAGACAGCATTACGGGATATTAATTTCAGCATTTATCCTAATTCAATTATCACCATTGTAGGCCCAAATGGTGGGGGGAAATCGACCCTCTTGAAAACCTTATTAAAATTACAACCGCCGACATCCGGTGAGGTGATTTATAGCACCAATGTCAGAATTGGCTATGTCCCACAAAAAATTCACCTCGATCACAGCTTACCAATGACGGTTGAGCGTTTTCTGGCACTCAAAAAAGGGGTTAAAACGCAAGAAATATCAACCGCACTTGAGCAACTCTCTATCACTCATTTGAGAAAAAATAATATGCAAAAACTCTCAGGTGGGGAAATGCAACGCGTGTTATTAGCTCGTGCGATTTTGAACAAACCCAATTTACTGGTGCTAGATGAACCAACTCAAGGGGTCGATATTAATGGTCAAGCTGAACTTTATCAGCTGATTCACCGTACTCAACAAGCCTTAAATTGTGCGGTTTTAATGGTTTCCCATGATTTGCATATCGTGATGGCGGACAGTAAAGAAGTGTTGTGCATCAATCAACATATTCGCTGTGCCGGCACACCCGAAAGTTTATCGAATGATCCAACATTTATACGCCTTTGGGGCAACCAAATCTCACAAAATGTGGGCTTTTATACGCACCATCATAATCATCATCATAATATGCACGGTGATGTTTGTAGTTGCAGTGCCAATCCATCTGAATGCCAACAATAA
- the mepM gene encoding murein DD-endopeptidase MepM, with protein MQHVKLARDRRKRKSRIKAAIFFAALLLILTGIFLAFKDTADYDPSLQSNLEPEMVDNVQYQSLTPEKTESDKQQTQAGEHPETKQNANTEDATSYDDDLQAKDDEVDEIKPQFDELTDLPKDAQDALSGILDVADQALRITDQFSHTVVRGDSLKDVLELSGLEDDTAKNLIAEYPELKNLRAGQQFYWILDKEDQLEYLNWLVSEKEERIYERTEDGKFKRQILEKKSIWKKEVLKGTINGSFASSLRDLGLDGRQISQLSSALQWQVSLQKLSKGTKFAILVSREYLGDKLTGQGNVEAIHIMADGKSYYGIQAANGRYYDKQGETLGKGFARYPLQRQARISSPFNPNRRHPVTGRVRPHKGVDFAVAPGTPVIAPAEGVVEKVAYQAGGAGRYVVIRHGREYQTVYMHLSRALVRAGQTVKKGERIALTGNTGISTGPHLHYEFHINDRAVNPLTVKLPGTSSGMATAERKQFLVRAKEVERTLKL; from the coding sequence TTGCAACACGTTAAATTAGCTAGAGATCGACGGAAACGAAAATCCCGTATAAAAGCGGCGATTTTTTTTGCCGCACTTTTGCTTATTTTAACGGGTATTTTCCTCGCTTTTAAAGATACCGCTGATTATGATCCTTCTTTGCAAAGTAATCTTGAGCCAGAGATGGTGGATAACGTTCAATATCAATCCCTTACACCTGAAAAAACAGAATCAGATAAGCAACAAACTCAAGCAGGCGAACATCCTGAAACTAAGCAGAATGCGAATACGGAAGATGCGACTTCTTACGATGATGATCTTCAAGCCAAAGATGATGAAGTAGATGAAATTAAACCACAGTTTGATGAGCTAACTGATTTGCCAAAAGATGCACAAGATGCGCTCAGTGGCATTTTAGATGTAGCTGATCAGGCATTGCGTATTACCGATCAATTTAGTCATACCGTGGTGCGTGGCGACTCTTTAAAAGACGTGTTAGAGCTTTCTGGTTTAGAAGATGATACGGCGAAAAATTTAATTGCCGAATATCCTGAATTAAAAAACTTACGCGCCGGTCAGCAGTTCTATTGGATTTTAGATAAAGAAGATCAGCTGGAGTATTTAAACTGGTTGGTGTCTGAAAAAGAAGAACGTATTTATGAACGCACGGAAGACGGTAAGTTTAAACGCCAAATTCTAGAGAAGAAAAGTATCTGGAAGAAAGAAGTGCTAAAAGGCACGATTAACGGATCCTTTGCTTCAAGTTTACGTGATTTAGGTTTGGATGGTCGTCAAATCAGCCAGTTAAGCTCTGCGTTACAGTGGCAGGTAAGCCTTCAAAAACTCAGTAAAGGCACCAAATTTGCGATTTTAGTATCACGTGAATATTTAGGTGATAAATTAACCGGTCAAGGTAACGTTGAAGCCATTCATATTATGGCGGATGGTAAGAGTTATTACGGTATTCAAGCGGCGAATGGTCGTTACTACGATAAGCAAGGTGAAACTCTTGGTAAAGGCTTTGCGCGTTATCCATTACAACGCCAAGCACGTATTTCGTCACCATTTAACCCAAATCGCCGCCATCCAGTAACGGGACGTGTTCGCCCACATAAAGGGGTAGACTTTGCTGTCGCACCAGGTACACCAGTTATTGCGCCAGCAGAAGGTGTGGTGGAAAAAGTGGCTTACCAAGCTGGTGGTGCAGGACGTTATGTGGTGATACGCCATGGTCGTGAATATCAAACGGTGTATATGCATTTAAGTCGTGCTTTAGTGCGTGCGGGCCAAACAGTGAAGAAAGGGGAACGTATTGCATTAACAGGGAATACGGGTATTTCAACCGGTCCACACTTGCACTATGAGTTCCATATTAATGATCGTGCAGTAAACCCGCTTACAGTGAAATTACCGGGCACCAGCAGTGGAATGGCAACGGCAGAGCGTAAGCAATTCTTAGTCCGAGCGAAAGAAGTTGAAAGAACATTAAAATTATAG
- a CDS encoding ABC transporter permease: protein MIKRRYLIFLLIVLSFVSLFLGVSTVNLQGLLNFEGNQWQIFLISRVPRLISILIAGASLSICGLVMQQLSRNRFVSPTTAGTMDSARLGILMAMLFFPTASMLLKTTIAVIVSFLGTLLFMTILSRLKFKDTIFVPLVGIMFGNIISSITAFIAYKEDLLQNLSGWLQGDFSLVMSGRYELLYFSIPTLIVAYLFAHRFSIVGMGKDFAVNLGLNYNQVLYLGLLIVAVVSSIIIVSVGVIPFLGLIIPNIVTLYLGDNLKKVLSHTALLGAVFVLFCDILGRSVIYPYEISINAVVGVFGSGIFLFLLLKRYRNG from the coding sequence ATGATTAAGAGACGTTATCTGATTTTTCTGTTGATCGTGCTTTCCTTTGTTTCACTTTTTCTCGGGGTAAGTACAGTTAATTTGCAAGGGTTACTGAATTTTGAAGGTAATCAATGGCAGATCTTTTTAATTAGTCGCGTGCCTCGCTTAATCAGTATCTTGATTGCAGGTGCATCCTTAAGTATTTGTGGTTTAGTGATGCAGCAACTCAGTCGAAACCGATTTGTTTCTCCCACCACGGCGGGCACCATGGATAGTGCAAGATTAGGGATTTTAATGGCGATGCTGTTTTTCCCAACTGCTTCAATGTTGTTAAAAACCACCATTGCGGTGATTGTATCTTTCCTTGGCACATTGTTATTTATGACGATTTTGTCCCGTTTGAAATTCAAGGACACAATTTTTGTGCCTTTAGTGGGGATTATGTTCGGTAATATCATCAGTTCAATTACTGCCTTTATCGCTTACAAAGAAGATCTATTGCAAAACTTATCCGGGTGGCTACAAGGGGACTTTTCTCTTGTGATGTCAGGCCGTTATGAATTGTTGTATTTCAGTATTCCTACACTCATAGTGGCTTATTTATTTGCGCATCGTTTTTCTATTGTCGGGATGGGGAAAGATTTTGCAGTTAATCTAGGTCTAAATTACAACCAAGTACTTTATCTCGGTCTGCTCATTGTGGCAGTGGTCTCTTCGATTATTATCGTGTCTGTTGGCGTGATCCCTTTCTTGGGGTTAATTATTCCGAATATCGTCACGCTTTATTTAGGGGATAACTTGAAGAAAGTGTTATCTCATACTGCCTTGTTGGGTGCCGTATTTGTTTTATTCTGCGATATTTTAGGTCGAAGTGTGATTTATCCTTATGAGATTTCCATTAATGCCGTAGTTGGCGTATTTGGCAGCGGTATCTTCTTGTTTTTATTATTAAAGCGGTATAGAAATGGCTAA
- a CDS encoding iron chelate uptake ABC transporter family permease subunit, protein MAKKSSSQLIVLSLLAIVSLALYLGYNLPNRWQYALENRALSLIAIVITGAAIALATMIFQTVVNNRILTPSILGLDSLYLLIQTAIIFLFGSSTLLSMNSIALFVLCTGLMMAFSLVLYHFLFKKENQNIFFLLLVGIIFGTFFGSLTTFMEVLIDPNEFQIAQDIGFASFNRINTQILWVALAILVATIVFSLKYWHCFDVLALGRENAINLGIDYQKTLKVLLILVAILTSVSTALVGPLTFLGLLVMNVTFEFIRDYRHKVLIPAAMLISIITLVFGQLLVTHIFTFRTTLSIIVNFVGGVYFIYLLLRANKKWQ, encoded by the coding sequence ATGGCTAAGAAATCTTCTTCTCAACTGATTGTATTGTCGTTGTTAGCCATTGTTTCTCTTGCACTTTATTTAGGCTACAACTTACCAAACCGTTGGCAATATGCCTTGGAAAATCGTGCCTTATCCTTAATTGCGATTGTGATTACAGGCGCAGCAATTGCACTTGCTACGATGATTTTCCAAACGGTTGTGAATAACCGAATTCTCACGCCGAGTATTTTGGGTTTAGATTCGCTGTATTTACTGATTCAAACGGCGATCATTTTCCTTTTCGGTTCAAGTACATTGCTTTCAATGAATTCCATTGCATTGTTTGTCTTGTGTACGGGATTAATGATGGCGTTTTCATTAGTGCTTTATCACTTCCTGTTTAAGAAAGAAAACCAAAATATTTTCTTCTTGTTGCTTGTCGGGATTATTTTCGGCACCTTCTTTGGTAGCTTAACGACCTTTATGGAAGTGTTGATTGATCCAAATGAATTTCAGATCGCACAAGATATTGGCTTTGCAAGTTTCAACCGAATCAATACTCAAATCTTATGGGTCGCATTAGCCATTTTAGTAGCGACCATTGTTTTCAGTTTAAAATATTGGCATTGCTTCGATGTGTTGGCGTTAGGACGAGAAAATGCCATTAACTTAGGGATCGATTATCAAAAGACCTTAAAAGTCCTGTTAATTCTCGTGGCAATTTTAACGTCAGTGTCGACCGCACTTGTTGGCCCACTTACTTTCCTTGGGTTATTGGTAATGAACGTGACTTTTGAATTTATTCGTGATTATCGCCATAAGGTGCTTATTCCTGCTGCGATGTTAATTTCCATTATTACCTTGGTTTTTGGGCAATTATTGGTTACTCATATTTTTACCTTCCGCACGACATTAAGCATCATCGTTAATTTTGTCGGCGGGGTGTACTTTATTTATTTGTTATTAAGAGCAAACAAAAAATGGCAATAG
- a CDS encoding ABC transporter ATP-binding protein — protein MAIEIRNITKSYGSKKVVDNVSVTIPTGKITSFIGPNGAGKSTVLSIMSRLLNADSGKIYLNGELLNRKKSSDIAKQLAILKQTNNINLRLTIEDLVAFGRFPYSKGNLTQTDRTFIDNAIAYMNLDDIRHQYIDNLSGGQRQRAYIAMTLAQDTDYILLDEPLNNLDMKHSVQIMQVLRKLATELNKTVVIVIHDINFASCYSDYIVAMKNGKLVHQGEINHIMQSPVLQDIYDMAIPIQDIDNHKIAVYFR, from the coding sequence ATGGCAATAGAAATTCGCAATATTACTAAAAGTTACGGAAGCAAAAAGGTGGTGGATAATGTGTCCGTTACCATTCCTACAGGGAAAATTACGTCTTTTATCGGGCCGAATGGTGCGGGGAAGAGTACGGTGCTGTCTATTATGAGCCGTTTGTTGAATGCTGATAGTGGCAAGATCTATCTCAACGGTGAATTGCTCAATCGTAAGAAAAGTAGCGATATTGCGAAACAACTTGCGATTTTAAAGCAAACTAACAACATTAATTTGCGTCTAACCATTGAAGATTTAGTCGCTTTTGGGCGTTTTCCTTATAGCAAAGGAAACTTAACCCAAACTGACCGCACTTTTATTGATAATGCCATTGCCTATATGAATTTAGATGATATTCGTCACCAATACATCGATAACTTAAGTGGTGGGCAACGACAACGCGCTTATATTGCGATGACACTTGCACAAGATACGGATTATATTTTGTTGGATGAGCCATTAAATAATCTGGATATGAAACATTCTGTGCAGATCATGCAAGTTTTACGTAAATTAGCGACAGAACTCAATAAAACCGTGGTGATTGTCATTCATGATATTAATTTCGCCTCTTGTTATTCAGACTACATTGTTGCCATGAAAAATGGAAAATTAGTGCACCAAGGCGAGATTAACCACATTATGCAATCGCCCGTGCTACAAGATATTTACGATATGGCGATACCTATTCAGGATATCGACAACCATAAAATTGCCGTTTATTTTAGATAA
- a CDS encoding siderophore ABC transporter substrate-binding protein, which yields MKKTLSTLALSLFALVGIAQAADITVENAAGKQVVPQNPQRVIVLDFGAADTLRALGVQDKIVGFPQSGKIPNYLSEFADKKYKNVGDLKEQSLEQINELNPDLIIASKRQEKMIDKFKEIAPVFNVENDYTNYYPSFQQNVTALGQIFGKENVAKEKLSALDSKVAQVAKDAQSKTALLVLVNESKISAFGDGSRYGMVFQKFGFKPIDDSIKSSTHGQSVGFEYILEKNPDFLLVVDRTAAITEKANNAQKVLDNDIIKQTKAYKDGHIVYLDAANWYLAFGGLESMEIIAQELDRAVKK from the coding sequence ATGAAAAAAACACTATCAACATTAGCACTTTCACTTTTTGCTTTGGTCGGTATTGCTCAAGCAGCAGATATTACCGTTGAAAATGCTGCTGGAAAGCAGGTTGTGCCACAAAATCCACAGCGAGTCATTGTGCTTGATTTTGGTGCAGCAGACACACTTCGTGCATTAGGTGTGCAAGATAAAATCGTGGGCTTCCCACAAAGCGGAAAAATTCCAAACTATCTTTCAGAATTTGCAGACAAAAAATATAAAAATGTTGGTGATTTGAAAGAACAATCATTGGAGCAAATTAACGAGCTCAATCCGGATTTGATCATTGCGTCTAAACGTCAAGAAAAAATGATCGACAAATTTAAAGAAATCGCACCAGTATTTAATGTTGAAAATGACTACACAAATTATTATCCAAGTTTTCAACAAAATGTGACCGCACTTGGACAGATCTTTGGCAAAGAAAATGTCGCAAAAGAGAAATTATCAGCGTTAGACAGTAAAGTCGCGCAAGTTGCGAAAGACGCACAAAGTAAAACGGCACTATTGGTGTTGGTTAATGAAAGTAAAATCAGTGCTTTTGGTGATGGTTCTCGTTATGGCATGGTGTTTCAAAAATTTGGTTTTAAACCGATTGATGACAGCATCAAATCGTCTACGCATGGACAAAGCGTTGGTTTTGAATATATCTTAGAAAAAAATCCAGACTTTTTACTCGTAGTGGATCGTACAGCGGCCATTACAGAAAAAGCCAACAATGCGCAAAAAGTATTGGATAACGATATCATCAAACAAACTAAAGCGTATAAAGATGGACACATTGTGTACCTTGATGCAGCCAATTGGTATCTTGCGTTTGGTGGTTTAGAAAGTATGGAAATCATTGCACAAGAACTTGATCGTGCAGTGAAAAAATAA
- a CDS encoding sigma 54-interacting transcriptional regulator — MLTFNLQDPFSCFVTQSLSMKSAVENAQRFAMFDVPLLIQGETGTGKDLLAKACHFASLRREKKFIAVNCAGLPDEDAESEMFGRKVGDSETIGFFEYANEGTVLLDGVAELSLSLQAKLLRFLTDGSFRRVGEEKEHHANVRVICTSQEPLEKLLEQGKLRSDLFHRLNVLALNVPPLRERVEDIQPLTDGFLQEISTQLKIPMPQYDADFLNYLKGQPWQGNVRELYNVLYRACSLAKNNQLDIESLNLKPVQSAVISVDDFGEQTLDEIMGQYEASVLRAFYAQYPSTRKLAQRLGVSHTAIANKLKQYGISK, encoded by the coding sequence ATGCTGACATTTAATCTACAAGATCCGTTCTCTTGCTTTGTCACTCAAAGCCTCTCCATGAAAAGTGCGGTCGAAAATGCACAACGTTTTGCGATGTTTGATGTGCCGCTTTTAATTCAGGGCGAAACGGGCACGGGTAAAGATTTATTAGCAAAAGCTTGCCATTTTGCGAGTTTGCGCCGTGAGAAAAAATTCATTGCAGTAAACTGTGCAGGCCTGCCGGATGAAGATGCGGAAAGCGAAATGTTTGGGCGTAAAGTGGGTGACAGTGAAACCATCGGTTTTTTTGAATATGCTAACGAAGGCACGGTGTTGTTAGATGGTGTTGCCGAGCTTTCATTAAGTTTACAGGCAAAATTATTACGTTTTTTAACTGATGGTTCTTTCCGTCGAGTGGGGGAAGAAAAAGAACATCATGCAAATGTTCGGGTTATTTGTACGTCACAAGAACCGCTGGAAAAACTGCTAGAGCAAGGGAAATTACGCAGTGATTTATTCCATCGCTTAAATGTCTTAGCACTAAATGTACCACCCTTGCGTGAGCGAGTTGAAGATATTCAGCCTTTAACGGACGGTTTTTTACAAGAAATTAGCACGCAGCTTAAGATTCCAATGCCGCAATATGATGCTGATTTTTTGAATTATTTGAAAGGGCAGCCTTGGCAAGGTAATGTGCGAGAGCTTTACAATGTGTTGTATCGTGCCTGTTCTTTAGCAAAAAATAATCAGCTTGATATTGAAAGTTTAAATTTAAAACCCGTACAAAGTGCGGTCATTTCTGTGGATGATTTTGGTGAACAAACCCTGGATGAGATTATGGGACAATATGAGGCGAGTGTATTGCGTGCTTTTTATGCTCAGTATCCAAGTACACGAAAATTAGCACAACGATTAGGCGTATCACATACGGCGATCGCCAATAAATTAAAACAATACGGTATTAGTAAATAA
- the hflX gene encoding ribosome rescue GTPase HflX: MNDFINLSAVENSPEVSTALSSSKTGDNSPSAKDKAVVVHVFFSQNKNIEDLQEFQLLAESANVEILQIITTSRATPQAKYFIGEGKAQEIADAVKALDADVVLVNHQLTPAQTRNLESICQCRVVDRTGVILDIFAQRARSHEGKLQVELAQLKHLSTRLVRRKTGLDQQKGAVGLRGPGETQLETDRRLIKVRIAQLQNRLAKVEKQRNQNRQTRQKADIPTISLVGYTNAGKSTLFNFITQANVYAADQLFATLDPTLRRLQIQDVGTAILADTVGFVRQLPHDLVSAFKSTLQETVEASLLLHVIDAADARKIENIEAVNLVLEEIKANKVPVLLVYNKIDLLENVAPHIEYDDENKPVAVYLSAHSGEGLDLLLEAIKVRLKNEILSFTLTLLPQEGKIRHALYQLDSIRHEQISDEGEFILNVQIDKVEWLKLCKQFPKLSEIIY, from the coding sequence ATGAATGATTTCATCAATTTAAGTGCGGTTGAAAATTCACCTGAAGTTTCAACCGCACTTTCGTCATCTAAAACAGGCGACAATAGCCCATCGGCAAAAGATAAAGCTGTTGTCGTGCATGTTTTCTTTTCTCAAAATAAAAACATTGAAGATCTGCAAGAATTCCAACTTTTAGCGGAATCTGCCAATGTTGAGATTTTACAAATCATCACCACGAGCCGAGCGACACCACAAGCAAAATATTTTATCGGTGAAGGAAAAGCACAAGAAATTGCGGATGCAGTAAAAGCCTTAGATGCCGATGTTGTTTTGGTGAATCATCAATTAACCCCTGCACAAACCCGTAATTTAGAAAGCATCTGCCAATGTCGCGTAGTGGATCGCACTGGAGTAATTTTAGATATCTTTGCTCAACGAGCCCGATCGCACGAAGGGAAATTACAAGTTGAATTAGCTCAGCTTAAGCATTTATCCACTCGATTAGTTCGTCGAAAAACAGGCTTAGATCAGCAAAAAGGTGCGGTTGGATTACGTGGTCCAGGGGAAACGCAATTAGAAACGGATCGCCGTTTAATCAAGGTGCGTATTGCACAGTTGCAAAATCGTTTGGCAAAAGTCGAAAAACAACGCAATCAAAATCGCCAAACCCGACAAAAAGCGGATATTCCGACCATTTCCTTAGTGGGTTATACCAATGCGGGGAAATCTACGTTATTCAATTTCATCACACAAGCCAATGTCTATGCGGCAGATCAGCTTTTCGCGACGCTCGATCCCACATTAAGGCGTTTACAAATTCAAGATGTTGGTACAGCCATTCTCGCCGATACCGTTGGTTTTGTTCGCCAACTCCCCCATGATTTAGTGTCCGCTTTTAAATCTACGTTGCAAGAAACGGTAGAAGCCAGTTTACTCTTGCATGTTATTGATGCAGCAGACGCTCGAAAGATCGAAAATATTGAAGCGGTGAATTTAGTATTGGAAGAAATTAAGGCTAACAAAGTACCGGTATTGTTGGTGTATAACAAAATCGATTTATTGGAAAATGTAGCGCCCCATATTGAATATGATGACGAGAATAAGCCCGTTGCCGTTTACCTTTCAGCACATTCAGGTGAAGGATTAGATCTACTACTTGAAGCCATTAAAGTGCGGTTGAAAAATGAGATACTTTCTTTCACCCTCACACTGCTTCCGCAAGAGGGCAAAATTCGCCATGCGCTCTATCAATTAGATAGCATTCGTCACGAACAAATTTCGGATGAAGGTGAATTTATCCTCAATGTACAAATTGATAAAGTCGAATGGCTCAAACTTTGTAAACAATTCCCTAAACTGTCAGAAATTATTTACTAA
- the hfq gene encoding RNA chaperone Hfq yields MAKGQSLQDPYLNALRRERIPVSIYLVNGIKLQGQIESFDQFVILLKNTVNQMVYKHAISTVVPARSVSHHNNNGGHHAAQTSDAAAEVETQAE; encoded by the coding sequence ATGGCAAAAGGACAATCATTACAAGATCCTTATTTGAATGCGTTACGCCGTGAACGTATTCCTGTTTCGATTTATCTCGTTAATGGGATTAAATTACAGGGTCAAATCGAATCATTCGACCAATTCGTGATTTTATTAAAAAACACTGTTAATCAAATGGTGTACAAACACGCTATTTCAACTGTGGTTCCAGCACGTTCTGTTTCTCACCACAATAATAACGGCGGTCATCATGCAGCACAAACTTCTGACGCTGCAGCGGAAGTAGAAACACAAGCAGAATAA